One segment of Stegostoma tigrinum isolate sSteTig4 chromosome 26, sSteTig4.hap1, whole genome shotgun sequence DNA contains the following:
- the trmt2a gene encoding tRNA (uracil-5-)-methyltransferase homolog A isoform X2, with translation MAGEGTSISSGELHKEVNEIYTPEENEDSCISNETQVNGTEPEADVYRYIKGDLFTSEIYKIEIQNLPKYVSFSDLRKFLSRNSLVPHKIKLFGKRPFAFVTFKEEQERDRAMEVLQGQVWKNRNLHVRLAKPKADPIAKKRKQEGTENDNHEQKRTAPVDILDRPLSEQIADVVTPLWNIPYEEQLKKKEQNILQVLTLLTTEIGTHNRAFVPWVFQQKKMFGGVCCPLDGVKPSPLQTEYRNKCEFLIGIGANGEDKTIGCRLGKYKGGSCAVVEPFDTVHIPAKAKEVVQAFQNYIRLSPYSVYSPETYEGHWKQLTVRITRAKHIMAIIYFNPQKLTKTKLEELQGELAKYFTEGDGKDCGVTSLYFAEEGQRKSPNLEDLPLNHVTGEKYIYEELLGLKFRISPHAFFQVNTQAAEVLYSAVGDWASLNHDSVVLDVCCGTGTIGLSLAKRVKKVIGIEMCQEATEDAKVNAELNGLSNVEFLCGKAEDLFPTVINSLTSQNLVAVVDPPRAGLHSRVVLAIRRAEHLKSLIYVACNARAAMNNFVDLCRAPSHRVKGSPFRPVKAMAVDLFPHTMYCELLILFERVE, from the exons ATGGCAGGAGAAGGAACCAGTATTTCATCTGGAGAGCTTCACAAAGAAGTCAATGAGATATACACGCCAGAGGAAAATGAAGATTCCTGCATCTCAAATGAAACTCAGGTGAATGGCACTGAGCCTGAAGCTGATGTATACCGCTATATTAAAGGTGATCTTTTTACATCTGAGATTTACAAGATTGAAATACAGAACCTCCCAAAATATGTAAGTTTCAGCGATTTAAGAAAATTTCTCAGCAGGAATAGCTTGGTTCCTCACAAAATTAAACTCTTTGGAAAGCGGCCTTTTGCATTTGTGACTTTTAAAGAGGAACAAGAACGAGACCGAGCAATGGAGGTCCTTCAGGGGCAAGTTTGGAAAAATAGGAATTTGCATGTCCGATTAGCAAAACCAAAAGCTGATCCTATTGCTAAGAAACGAAAGCAGGAAGGCACCGAGAATgataatcatgaacaaaaacgTACTGCTCCAGTGGATATTCTGGACAGACCTTTAAGTGAGCAAATTGCCGATGTGGTGACACCCCTATGGAACATTCCTTATGAAGAACAGCTGAAAAAAAAGGAGCAAAACATCTTACAAGTGTTGACATTGTTAACTAC AGAAATAGGTACCCATAATCGAGCCTTTGTGCCATGGGTGTTTCAACAGAAAAAGATGTTTGGTGGAGTCTGTTGTCCGTTGGATGGAGTGAAGCCGTCACCACTGCAG ACTGAATACCGTAACAAGTGCGAATTTCTAATTGGCATTGGAGCAAATGGAGAAGATAAAACTATAGGATGTCGTTTGGGTAAATACAAGGGAGGATCGTGTGCAGTTGTAGAGCCATTTGACACTGTTCATATTCCAGCCAAAGCAAAGGAGGTTGTGCAGGCATTTCAGAACTACATAAG gtTATCTCCTTATTCTGTGTATAGCCCGGAAACATATGAAGGTCACTGGAAGCAGTTGACTGTACGCATCACTAGAGCCAAGCATATCATGGCTATAATTTACTTCAATCCTCAG AAGCTAACTAAAACAAAACTAGAAGAACTGCAAGGTGAATTAGCCAAATATTTCACAGAAGGTGATGGGAAGGATTGTGGAGTAACTTCACTTTACTTCGCTGAAGAAGGTCAAAG AAAATCTCCCAATTTGGAAGACTTGCCTTTGAACCATGTGACTGGAGAGAAGTACATATATGAAGAACTCCTTGGACTTAAATTCAGGATTTCTCCACATGCATTCTTCCAG GTGAACACCCAGGCTGCCGAGGTCCTTTATTCAGCAGTTGGAGACTGGGCCAGTCTGAACCATGATAGTGTAGTATTGGATGTTTGCTGTGGCACTGGCACTATTGGACTTTCCCTTGCGAAG AGAGTGAAGAAAGTTATTGGAATTGAAATGTGCCAGGAAGCTACTGAAGATGCTAAAGTGAATGCGGAGTTAAATG gTCTGTCCAATGTGGAGTTCTTGTGTGGGAAAGCTGAAGATCTCTTTCCTACCGTAATCAACTCTTTAACATCACAGAACCTAGTTGCTGTAGTGGACCCACCTCGGGCAGGACTGC ATTCCAGAGTTGTATTAGCAATAAGAAGAGCAGAGCATCTGAAAAGTCTAATTTATGTTGCTTGTAATGCTCGAGCAGCTATGAACAATTTTGTGGA
- the trmt2a gene encoding tRNA (uracil-5-)-methyltransferase homolog A isoform X1: MVATEKEAIWLVESVLARCTEFGKTMAGEGTSISSGELHKEVNEIYTPEENEDSCISNETQVNGTEPEADVYRYIKGDLFTSEIYKIEIQNLPKYVSFSDLRKFLSRNSLVPHKIKLFGKRPFAFVTFKEEQERDRAMEVLQGQVWKNRNLHVRLAKPKADPIAKKRKQEGTENDNHEQKRTAPVDILDRPLSEQIADVVTPLWNIPYEEQLKKKEQNILQVLTLLTTEIGTHNRAFVPWVFQQKKMFGGVCCPLDGVKPSPLQTEYRNKCEFLIGIGANGEDKTIGCRLGKYKGGSCAVVEPFDTVHIPAKAKEVVQAFQNYIRLSPYSVYSPETYEGHWKQLTVRITRAKHIMAIIYFNPQKLTKTKLEELQGELAKYFTEGDGKDCGVTSLYFAEEGQRKSPNLEDLPLNHVTGEKYIYEELLGLKFRISPHAFFQVNTQAAEVLYSAVGDWASLNHDSVVLDVCCGTGTIGLSLAKRVKKVIGIEMCQEATEDAKVNAELNGLSNVEFLCGKAEDLFPTVINSLTSQNLVAVVDPPRAGLHSRVVLAIRRAEHLKSLIYVACNARAAMNNFVDLCRAPSHRVKGSPFRPVKAMAVDLFPHTMYCELLILFERVE, from the exons ATGGTTGCCACAGAGAAGGAGGCTATCTGGCTTGTTGAGTCTGTCCTGGCACGGTGCACAG AATTTGGAAAAACAATGGCAGGAGAAGGAACCAGTATTTCATCTGGAGAGCTTCACAAAGAAGTCAATGAGATATACACGCCAGAGGAAAATGAAGATTCCTGCATCTCAAATGAAACTCAGGTGAATGGCACTGAGCCTGAAGCTGATGTATACCGCTATATTAAAGGTGATCTTTTTACATCTGAGATTTACAAGATTGAAATACAGAACCTCCCAAAATATGTAAGTTTCAGCGATTTAAGAAAATTTCTCAGCAGGAATAGCTTGGTTCCTCACAAAATTAAACTCTTTGGAAAGCGGCCTTTTGCATTTGTGACTTTTAAAGAGGAACAAGAACGAGACCGAGCAATGGAGGTCCTTCAGGGGCAAGTTTGGAAAAATAGGAATTTGCATGTCCGATTAGCAAAACCAAAAGCTGATCCTATTGCTAAGAAACGAAAGCAGGAAGGCACCGAGAATgataatcatgaacaaaaacgTACTGCTCCAGTGGATATTCTGGACAGACCTTTAAGTGAGCAAATTGCCGATGTGGTGACACCCCTATGGAACATTCCTTATGAAGAACAGCTGAAAAAAAAGGAGCAAAACATCTTACAAGTGTTGACATTGTTAACTAC AGAAATAGGTACCCATAATCGAGCCTTTGTGCCATGGGTGTTTCAACAGAAAAAGATGTTTGGTGGAGTCTGTTGTCCGTTGGATGGAGTGAAGCCGTCACCACTGCAG ACTGAATACCGTAACAAGTGCGAATTTCTAATTGGCATTGGAGCAAATGGAGAAGATAAAACTATAGGATGTCGTTTGGGTAAATACAAGGGAGGATCGTGTGCAGTTGTAGAGCCATTTGACACTGTTCATATTCCAGCCAAAGCAAAGGAGGTTGTGCAGGCATTTCAGAACTACATAAG gtTATCTCCTTATTCTGTGTATAGCCCGGAAACATATGAAGGTCACTGGAAGCAGTTGACTGTACGCATCACTAGAGCCAAGCATATCATGGCTATAATTTACTTCAATCCTCAG AAGCTAACTAAAACAAAACTAGAAGAACTGCAAGGTGAATTAGCCAAATATTTCACAGAAGGTGATGGGAAGGATTGTGGAGTAACTTCACTTTACTTCGCTGAAGAAGGTCAAAG AAAATCTCCCAATTTGGAAGACTTGCCTTTGAACCATGTGACTGGAGAGAAGTACATATATGAAGAACTCCTTGGACTTAAATTCAGGATTTCTCCACATGCATTCTTCCAG GTGAACACCCAGGCTGCCGAGGTCCTTTATTCAGCAGTTGGAGACTGGGCCAGTCTGAACCATGATAGTGTAGTATTGGATGTTTGCTGTGGCACTGGCACTATTGGACTTTCCCTTGCGAAG AGAGTGAAGAAAGTTATTGGAATTGAAATGTGCCAGGAAGCTACTGAAGATGCTAAAGTGAATGCGGAGTTAAATG gTCTGTCCAATGTGGAGTTCTTGTGTGGGAAAGCTGAAGATCTCTTTCCTACCGTAATCAACTCTTTAACATCACAGAACCTAGTTGCTGTAGTGGACCCACCTCGGGCAGGACTGC ATTCCAGAGTTGTATTAGCAATAAGAAGAGCAGAGCATCTGAAAAGTCTAATTTATGTTGCTTGTAATGCTCGAGCAGCTATGAACAATTTTGTGGA